The genome window GTCCAAGATCTTCAAGATGGCGGAGCAATTCCGCATCTGCATTCTTTACACATTGGATCTTCGCCTTTTGTTTCGGGCGCAGTGCGGAGAGAGGGGTCGAATCCTCCAATGGCATGACCAGATCGGCAGTGGGAATTAACTCCCCGTGCGGGTCGCGCAGGGGATGTCCCATTGCCGCTGCCATCCGCCGTTCAAAATCCTCCGAAATGACGTGCTCAAGGCGTTCTGCCTCCTCATGGACTTCATCCCACGAATAGCCCAACGTCTTTACCAGCCAGGCTTCCAGGAGACGATGATGCCGGATAACCTCCAAGGCGGCTTTCCTGCCCTCTTTGGTCAGCGTGACGCCCTGATGCTTTTGGTATTCGACCAGGGCGGGCTGCGCGGCGGCAAGTTTTTGAACCATGTTCGTCACGGATGCCGGCTTGACGTTGAGCCGTTCGGAAAGGGCATTCGTGCTGGCATTCTGACCGCCTTCCGTCAACTCGTAAATATGTTTCAGGTAATCCTGAATGGATATGGTCAGAGACGATTCCATTGGAAGGCTCCTATTTGATCAACAACCCGGTGACCCACAACATCATCATACCGGTCAGGACTCCGCTAAAGACAATCATGGGCATGGCTTCACGCTGTGTATCCTTTTGAATCAGTTTGGCGATTTCGTAGATCACCTGGAAAATCGCGCCTGCGCCGATGGCCAGGAACAGCACCGTCAGGAAGGGCGAGGGGGTGTATCCTCCGATCCAGGCTCCCAGAATGGCAGGCGCTCCACCGACCAACCCCATGATCGCGAGCCTGCCGACCCCGGGTCTATCACGCAGGACTGGCGCAATGATGCCCAATCCTTCAGTAATGTTCTGGATGATGAAACCCACCACCAGGAAAGTGCCCAGAGCAATTTCGCCGACGTTATAAGCAGCGCCTATTGCCAGCCCTTCTCCAAGGTTGTGAATGCCGATGCCGACCGCGATCACAAAGGCGATAGCCAGCCGCTTATCCGCTTCGTTGCCGGTGATTTCAGACTGGCGTTTCGAGATCGCCTCCAACAACAGGAAGGTTGCCACTCCACCGATTCCGATCAAGCCGATCCCCTGAAAGGAGGAAGGGATCTTCCCGGCAAACTCCAGCGCTTCTGCGACCGTGTCCAGCCCAAGAAAGACCAGCAGACCCGCCGTTGCCGCCATCAGGAAGGTCATGGTCCGGCGTCCCATTTGTCGCAACGCCGGAAACCAGAAGATTCCCAGAAAGACCGGGATTACGCCGACATACAAACCGATGAGTGTGAATCCCCAGAAGGTGGCGGTGTCCGGTTGAGGCGTTTCGAACGCAACCGGGATGTCCACTGTGAAGGGAATGGCATTTCCGGTAAAGATGATCAAGCCATATGCCTCACCATACGACCACGGATAAGCGATGGTAATGGTGGCACGCTCCAATCGAGGGACGACTGCATCTGGATACACCTCGAATGGCATGACCGCATCATTCACAATGACCTGGGCGATGGTAATTTCTTCCGGACTCGTGTTGCGCACCTGCAATTCGATGCTGCCTTGTTTGAGAACATACCGCTCGATATCCAGATTCTCAACCGGCGCGGCAGAGTCGAGATTCAATCCTCCCCCTGTGGAAAGGAAGAGGACGATCACGCCGGCGAGAAGAATGATCGGGATGAGCAGCAGGATAAAGGTCCGGAAGGTGAAGCGATTGGATGGACTTTGAGTCATGACATACCTCTAAACTATTCGGTTACTTCGAACATACCGTTCCAGCCCAATTCGGCAAATTCGGTTACGTGAGCATGAAACATGTACATGCCGGGATATTTGTATGAGAACTCCAGTATCCCGCGTTGGGCCTGACCTTGAATGATCGTGTCCGTGAATTCGGAGGGGGTCAGGCTGGTACCTGTTGGGTAGTAATGGAAGAAATTGGCATGCAGGTGGAAGGAATTGAGCAGATCAAATTCCAGGATGTTCACAAGATAGATGCGGATCTTCTCGCCGACTTTGATCTGGATCGGATGATTCTGATAGTAAAAGGGAATGGCATTGACGGCATAGAAATCGTTGACATCATCGAAATCCACATCGAAGCCGCTCATGACCATGACCATTTCACGATCCACGGGTGGGCGACCTTCCTTGGGATCCACAATAAACGTGCCATATAAACCCTTGGCAATATGGCGCGCCAGCGGAAAGACATGACAATGATAGAGATGCAGACCGAATGGCTCCGCATCAAACTCGTAGGTAAAACTGTCGCCGGGTTCGACATATCCGCCTGGTCCCGAACCGGGCACGCCATCCATGTTGCCCGGGTGGAAACCGTGAAAGTGCATGCTATGAGGATGGTTGCTTCCGTTGGTCATCGTGATGCGGATCAAGTCGCCTTCCGTGCAACGAATGGTCGGTCCCGGAATGCGCCCGTTATACGTCCAGGCGGGGTATTCGATGCCAGGCACAACTTCTATGTTCTTGTTGATGACCGTGATTTCATATTCACGCAGGGTTCTGCCATCGGGAAGAATGGATACTTTTCCATAGTCGAAGTCAGTGAGTATGTCTCCCGGATTAAAGCCGTTTTTTTCATGGTCCACATCCCCCGTACCAGGAATGACACCGCCCCCATGATCCATGTCTTGCATGGGAGGGAGGTTATGGCGTGAGTGGGATTTACCTTTGGACTGCATGATGGCAGTTGCGCCTCCAGCCCCGATCACACCAAAAGCCCCCAGTTTCAGGAAATCCCGCCGACTTAGTTGGTTTTTCATACATGCCTCCAATACAGATAAAGCCGATAAATTTAGTCTAATCTAAATTGTATTTTAGAACAGGAATAATTAAAAGTCAAGCATTTTCTCAAATAAAAATGGGCTTTGAATTTCTCCCTTCGAACGCTCCGACGGATACGGGGCGTTTTTGTTTTTAGAACCAGTGGATGGGCTAATACCCGCTCGGGACTCTGCCTACCCAATCCTCTCCAAGTCGGATCTCCATATCCACTGTGGACGCTGGATCAGGCTGGATGGTGATCTGCTGACTTCCCACCCCAAGGAGTTCCGTCAAATACCGCAGGGCATATAACTTTGAAGAGTAAAGAATTATTTTCGTGGTGTTTGATGCGCCGGTTGGCACGCCATATTCCACCACCTGCATACCTTGCGCGGTCAGGAGGGTGGCTGTGCGTTGCTCCAAACCGGCAGTATAGGTGTTATTGATAATCCTGATCTTCGCCTGATCAGATTGCATCAGCGCCACTGGATCACCTTGCGCCAATGGACTAAGCGGACCACCTGGGACAAAGATTTCATCCCTCAGGATGCGAATAAGATCCGGAACAGGACGCAAAACATTTGCCGGCACACCGTTGATGGTTGTATCGGCTGGGATCGCCATCGTGTTATCAATCACGCCTCTCTTGATGTCATCCACCCGAATGTCTTTCGCCAACACTGCCAGTTGGATTGCATCTTCCAACGACATGTTGGTGTGAATCCCAGAAGAAAATTCTGCATACAACTGCGGTGCCTGGGTAATCAAGGTGGCAAAGGTTTCCCCTTCCAGTACCTTGTCGCGGATCGCGAGGATGACCTGTTGCTGGCGTTTGGCGCGTCCCACGTCTCCGCCCGAACAGCCTTGTGATTCATGCCGGCAGCGTGCATACGCCAGGGCGCGCGGTCCGGTCAGGTGGCGGTAATCTCCCGGCTTCAACACAAAATGATCCTGTCCCGCGCCGAGCGGATCGAGCACCATGCGTTCCTCGACATACACATCGATGCCGCCGATCAGATTGATGAACGAAACAAACGTCCCAAAATCCACCTGCACATAGTAATGAATTGGCATGCCGATGAATTGCGAGACGGTCTGCATTGCAAGTTGTGGTCCACCGCCTGGAAGTTTGGCATTCTCGCCAATTGCCCAGGCGGTGTTGATGCGCCCATACCCTGCCCCTGGGATGTTGACCCACATATCACGTGGGATGGACAACATGCCAGCGGTTTTTGTGGCCGGGTCCACGGTCAGAACCATGATCGTATCAGTGCAGGTCGGACAGCCTTCCCCTTGTCCATCGTCGCCGCGCAAGCCAAAGAAGGCGATGTTGATTCTGCTGGCGCCATCCCATTGAGGCAATTCCATTTCCGGCGCGGATAATTCGATTGGAAGATCGTTTGTTGTTGCTGGATTGGGGGAGGCCGGCAGATCGGAAGATGGTTGGTTTTGTAGAGCGCACTCTGCGGGTGGTACACCTGGTAGGGCAGTCAGGGTCCAGCAGAGAGTCAGTTTGCGGACGATGAAAAACGCAGCAAGCATAGCCGCTGTCACGAAGATCCAATAGGCAAGCGAACGCCAGAAGGGATGATAAATATTCGGAGTTCGTGAACCTGGCATTACATCAACCCCGACCCCATGAACGGCGCGATGATCGCCAACACCAGACCCAGTACCGCCATCACCCCGAACAAGCCGGCGCGTTGACGCACCAGGGCCGCGCGTTCTTCAGTCGATTCCACCACGGAACGATGCACTGACTCCTGCAAGCCCTGCACACTGGACAAGACTGGACGATTGTTGGCGAAGAAGTCATAGATGTCACGCAGGAATAGATTCGCTTCAACATCCTTCGGATCAGGCAGGTGGGCGCGGGTCACGTCAACGGCTTTGGTGAAATCCTCCACCTCCATGCGCGCAACGAGTAACCCAAGCAGATTACAGAATGGTCCACCCACGGTCGAAGCGCGGCGCAGTGCTTCCTGTACGCCCACACCGGAGGAAAGCAGGGAACTCAATACCGATAGACCGATCAACATGTTATTGCGCAACGACTCAGCGCGTTTCTTTGCGAGCGTCTTCAAGCGCACATAGGGTCGGCGTAATCCAAGCAGAATGAAGATCATGGCGATCACCGGCGCGGCAGCGATAATGTTCATGGCCGCCAATGCCCCTGCCAGCATCCCGCCCACCAGCAGGAAGGTCGAGAAGTCGCGGATCGCCACCGCATAGAATTCACCGGGGGTATCGTAGGGATAGCCGGCACGACGAAGCAGGCTGATCACATCACTCATGTTCTTCGCCTGATCGGGATCAAAGCGTCCCGGCAGGATGGCGATCAATAACGCCTCCCAGGTCGAGCGTCTCTTGATGGGGGTTTGAGACTGGAAATTCATCAGGCGATTGCCGCCAAAGGTGCTGAAGGCATTCTGAAAAACGTTCAGCAGTTCAAATGCGAGCACGCTCAAACTAAGCGCGCCGAGAAAGGCAAAAAAAGTCATCGAGGTTCTCCTTGTGAAATATCGAGCCGGAAGTCTAATAACTTCTGCAAGGGGGTCTCGCCCGGCTGTCGCCCGCGAAACTTTTTAGTGAACAACCCACGGCGCAAGGCTTGCATGTGTTGTTCATCCCGGATAACCTGATGCGGTGGTCGCGGTTCGGCGAACTTCAAAGCGCCGCTGCCCGTCTCCCACCCTTCTCCGCCAAAGTCTGCCGGCCAGAGCGGATGGGCGTACATGTCCCAATCCCTCGGTAAACGGTTGTTCTTCATGGCGCGATGCCATCCCCAAAAGGCTTCGAAGCGCGGACCCCAAAGTCCCCAAACCAGATCAAGTTGCAACGACTCATCCCGCAGCAGGTTCAAGGTTTCAGTGCAGTGATGGCAGATCGGGATGGCATTCTCCGGTCGCTGATACCGCCACAGAATTTCCACCGGTGCATTTGGAGTTGGGTTGAGGATCGGTCGCCAGGAAGCGGACTTGCCGCAGCGAATGCAGTGATTGGGAAATTCGTGCCGCCAGGGGATCCCAGCCACGGACGCCGCCACGATCTCATCCAGATAGGGTTCCTCGGCTTTCAAGACAGAATACGATAACTTCACCGCGCCATCCGGCAGATTCCAGGCATGCGAAAGATCCAGGATGAACCCGGCAGAACTCACGATTTGCCCGCGTTCCCAGGCTTCGAATCTGCGCCGTTGGATTTCAGGCCGCACCTCGCCGCGATGAGCATCCCGAATGCGGCGGATGTCGGCGACCGCTTCTGCCAGCAGTGCGAACAACAAACTGTCCATGCGCAGGCTCGGGTCGATTGAACCTTGCTGAGGCAGGTCCAGCGCCACGGATAAAACCGTCTGGAGATATGGGTGATAGTCCACCTTCGGTCCGGTCTCGATCACGTATCGACAAACGGGCAATTTCACCCAGCGCCATTTTGTGATGACTTCATCGAATACCACCTGTCCTTGCGCACTGAGTGCAATGATCCGCATGGGCGGGCAGAAGAAGGTGTGGAAGGTCCGTGTTCCATCCGTGGGATAGATAAACGCCAGCACGGTATCGTTCAAAGACTCCATGAACATCGCGCCGCTGGCACGCTGCTGCGAGGTGATCAGAAACTGTAATTGCATGTTATTCACTGGCTCCTTCACCAAAGAGGATTTCACGCACAACCGGCAGCCTTGGGTTATTGGAACCCATTGCCTTCTTCCAGTCGTGCGCGAGGGGATGTTCAATTTTTGTGGGCAGTTCATATGCCCGGGTGGGGGTGGAGTCGATTAATGCCAGCAACTCCTTCGGCGTCAGGTCGGCGAATTGCCGGAATACGCCGCGCGCTTCACGCAGGGGATGTTCTCGCAGGCGGCTGATGGCATAGCCCAGGGGATCGGAAAGATTCCCACTCTGCAGGCTGGCGACATACAGCACCCACGAGACAAAGGCATGCACGGAGGCTTGAACTTCGAGCAGTTCTTTTTGGACTTTGGGATGCACATCATTCTGCTGAAGAAGGAGTTCAAGTTTCCAAAAATCAGGAGCGACCGCCTCCGCCGCTTTCGCGCTTTGCGCGTGCTGGGTGGTGGAAGTGTTTTTCTTGTCGGTGTTTAAGGGGTGTTTAAAAGAGTTTAAATCACTCCCATTTGCGTCCACCATATGACTCCCATTTGCGTCTGCTAATGCTCCCATTTGCGTCCAGCTAATACTCCCATCTGCGTCTGCCATATGACTCCCATTTGCGTCCACCTTATTACTCCCATCTGCGTCCAGCGGTTCGTCCAACAGAACCCGAAAAGCACGCGGCATGGACTCCACGCGCAGGTCGGCGTAGGTCTTTGAATCAGGCAGTTCGATTTCTTGGAGAAAGCGGGAGAGGTTGCCCCCACGTTGTTGCGAAGCCCAATGCGGCTGAAGCCAGGCTTGTACGGTCTTGTAACGGTTGGAGCCGATCAACTCCGCCATCTCCTGATATCCGCGCTTGAACGTCACCGTATCCCGGCGTTCCCCGGTGCGGGCATTGATGAAGGCCATATCGCGTGCGACTGTGATCAGCCAGGCTTGTGCAGGGGTCAGGTTATAGCGCTGGATGGTTTCCGTGATGAAGTAATGCGGGATGTGGATGTCGCCCAGGCAGTTGATGATCCTGCGGTGCAGTTCCTGGGCCAGACGCTCGATTTCAGGTGAAAAGGTTTCACCTGTTTCCAGCTTCGCCATATCCATCACCGTATTCAACGGGGAATGAGGCAGTTTCATAGCCAGCGGATCGAGCAGATCCATGACATCCTCGACCGCCAGCATTTCCTGTAAGGCGCTGGTGATGGAGTTATGTTTTTCGATCAATGCCTTCAAATGCAGATGCACCGCAGTGGCGTCGGCGCGGGTCAGGCGCGGGGTCATGCAGACCTGGTAGCGGATCGGTGCGCGATGCGGGCGTCCGTCCCGTCCACGCCGGAAGCGGCGCGCATCCTGGGAATCGACCCGTTGCACAAGCCCGCTTAGGTGTGCCTGAATGCCGGCGTGTTTCAAGAGTCGCCAGAAGGCGCCGTTGCTCATGGCGCTGAAACGCATCACCTCGCGACTGTATAGCGGCTTTCCAGATGGACCATTCTGATCCTGCACCCGCCACGCCGCCTGATGAAATCCAACATACAACCAGACAGCCTTCGGTCCGATCTCCATCCCCAGTCTGCGCAGATAACCCTTCACCACGACCTGCTTGTGCGGCTGGACGATGCGGTCATAATCCAGCCACTGCACAGGCTCGATGTTTATTTTCGGTTCGTCCGTTTCCTCCGCTTCGGTTTCCATCTCCATCCCTTCCTGTGACTCTTCCCCGACAACGAACTTCACAGAGACAGAACGATTCAAAATCCCAACCAGCAATCGCTGCACTGTGCTGGTCAGGCGCGACTCCAGCCAGTCACGGGCATAGGCATTGCGTGTGGAAACAAGCAGCACATCGTTTTTCAATTCCAACGCTTCCGTGCCCAACACCCAGGTTTCATACGAGGCGCGCGGCATGTCCAGCTGTAATTGAGCCAGCACCGAACTCCATGCTTGTTGAAGATCGCTCATACCGAATCTCCTCGTAAAACAAGCCTGGGTCTCCTGGATCGTTCATGCTGGATTTCTTTCGCCTCAGCCCTTCCTGTGCGTCCAACGTAGGCGGCAACGTAGGCGGATGCGTGGGCGGAACGTGGACAGGACGCAGGCGGCACGTTGTCCATGCCGTCTACGTCCTTCATTTTCTTCCATTGAAAAAGGTTTTTTTGGTGGAACTTCATCATTTGCCTTTGTGCGCTAAAGTGAATGTGGTGGATTTCGGTTTGGGTTCAAGCACCAGCAATCCGGTTTCATACGCTTTCAGACCAAAGCGCAACAAGGCTGTGATCAATTCCCCGATGGGTACATGCAAGCCATCGTCGGATGCCAGCGCTGCCAGTTCCTGTTTGAGTTCAGGAGAGAAGCCACGCCAGGTGGTGATGACCTTCCACAAGGCTTCCGGTTGTTTTTGTTTCACAGTACGTTGAGATCTGTTGATCGAATGTGCGGAGCCACTTTGCGGGAAGAGCGTCATGCGCATGCGTTCCGGATTGGGTCGCGGATGGAGATCGAAATCCCCGCGTTCGTAGGAACGCAGGGCGTAGTCGAGCACCACACATGCCACCTCACCTGAGGGAACCAGCAGGTCGTCGGCTATTGCCTTGACCTTCAAGGCCAGCTTGGGATCAATGCCGCGATAGACCACCTTGCGGCTCTGTTGCTGTTTTTCCCACTGACGGTTGCGCTTGCGCGGCGCTGCCACGCGCAGGGAGTCGTAGAGACTGGGAACTGCCGGGACGGTTGGAGCAGGCTCGGCAGTCTCAAAGGGATCGCGTCGTTGATTCATCTCCGCCTCCTAGAACTTCATGACATGTTGGGCCAGTGCCTGGTACTCCTTGGCAGCCCGGCACAACGGATCGAACTCAAAAATGGTTTTCCCTTCGGCGGCACATTCCCGCAGCAGGGTCGAACGATGGATG of Anaerolineales bacterium contains these proteins:
- a CDS encoding multicopper oxidase domain-containing protein, with product MKNQLSRRDFLKLGAFGVIGAGGATAIMQSKGKSHSRHNLPPMQDMDHGGGVIPGTGDVDHEKNGFNPGDILTDFDYGKVSILPDGRTLREYEITVINKNIEVVPGIEYPAWTYNGRIPGPTIRCTEGDLIRITMTNGSNHPHSMHFHGFHPGNMDGVPGSGPGGYVEPGDSFTYEFDAEPFGLHLYHCHVFPLARHIAKGLYGTFIVDPKEGRPPVDREMVMVMSGFDVDFDDVNDFYAVNAIPFYYQNHPIQIKVGEKIRIYLVNILEFDLLNSFHLHANFFHYYPTGTSLTPSEFTDTIIQGQAQRGILEFSYKYPGMYMFHAHVTEFAELGWNGMFEVTE
- a CDS encoding metal-dependent transcriptional regulator; translated protein: MESSLTISIQDYLKHIYELTEGGQNASTNALSERLNVKPASVTNMVQKLAAAQPALVEYQKHQGVTLTKEGRKAALEVIRHHRLLEAWLVKTLGYSWDEVHEEAERLEHVISEDFERRMAAAMGHPLRDPHGELIPTADLVMPLEDSTPLSALRPKQKAKIQCVKNADAELLRHLEDLGLLPGAQIVIVDYSSFDHNLTVKSGAKVSVLGLNITGKIFVDYPG
- a CDS encoding LCP family protein → MPGSRTPNIYHPFWRSLAYWIFVTAAMLAAFFIVRKLTLCWTLTALPGVPPAECALQNQPSSDLPASPNPATTNDLPIELSAPEMELPQWDGASRINIAFFGLRGDDGQGEGCPTCTDTIMVLTVDPATKTAGMLSIPRDMWVNIPGAGYGRINTAWAIGENAKLPGGGPQLAMQTVSQFIGMPIHYYVQVDFGTFVSFINLIGGIDVYVEERMVLDPLGAGQDHFVLKPGDYRHLTGPRALAYARCRHESQGCSGGDVGRAKRQQQVILAIRDKVLEGETFATLITQAPQLYAEFSSGIHTNMSLEDAIQLAVLAKDIRVDDIKRGVIDNTMAIPADTTINGVPANVLRPVPDLIRILRDEIFVPGGPLSPLAQGDPVALMQSDQAKIRIINNTYTAGLEQRTATLLTAQGMQVVEYGVPTGASNTTKIILYSSKLYALRYLTELLGVGSQQITIQPDPASTVDMEIRLGEDWVGRVPSGY
- a CDS encoding DnaA N-terminal domain-containing protein, which gives rise to MSDLQQAWSSVLAQLQLDMPRASYETWVLGTEALELKNDVLLVSTRNAYARDWLESRLTSTVQRLLVGILNRSVSVKFVVGEESQEGMEMETEAEETDEPKINIEPVQWLDYDRIVQPHKQVVVKGYLRRLGMEIGPKAVWLYVGFHQAAWRVQDQNGPSGKPLYSREVMRFSAMSNGAFWRLLKHAGIQAHLSGLVQRVDSQDARRFRRGRDGRPHRAPIRYQVCMTPRLTRADATAVHLHLKALIEKHNSITSALQEMLAVEDVMDLLDPLAMKLPHSPLNTVMDMAKLETGETFSPEIERLAQELHRRIINCLGDIHIPHYFITETIQRYNLTPAQAWLITVARDMAFINARTGERRDTVTFKRGYQEMAELIGSNRYKTVQAWLQPHWASQQRGGNLSRFLQEIELPDSKTYADLRVESMPRAFRVLLDEPLDADGSNKVDANGSHMADADGSISWTQMGALADANGSHMVDANGSDLNSFKHPLNTDKKNTSTTQHAQSAKAAEAVAPDFWKLELLLQQNDVHPKVQKELLEVQASVHAFVSWVLYVASLQSGNLSDPLGYAISRLREHPLREARGVFRQFADLTPKELLALIDSTPTRAYELPTKIEHPLAHDWKKAMGSNNPRLPVVREILFGEGASE